The following proteins come from a genomic window of Nocardiopsis sp. YSL2:
- a CDS encoding Ig-like domain-containing protein: MGTFPADPKRRLALGLLALGVLGATSCSAPPADTSAEEEPQATSDPVTVRITPEDGASDVRPDLPVVVEAEGGTLTDVRVTTAGQEGSGPDEMTGSLNDDETEWTSDWTLLPGADITVTATAETDDGEHAEATHAFSTLAATPGRRLELQSNFPISGQTVGVGMPVIVNFDLPVQNKARVESAMEVLSEQPVLGAWNWFGDRTAVFRPEEYWQPEQDVTVDLRLAGVQASDGVYGIENHRLEFTVGRSQISTIDSDTKRMTVERDGEQVKDFPTSIGKADVERYTTTSGVHLTMEKYEDLVMDSSTVGVPVDSEEGYEIEVEYAVRFSDSGEFTHAAPWNDRLGEANLSHGCPNLSTADAQWFYENSYMGDPLVVTGTDRELEVDNGWGYWQRSWDAWLAESATGTADDTGEPGTPGSPHGA; this comes from the coding sequence ATGGGCACCTTCCCCGCCGACCCGAAGAGACGCCTCGCACTCGGCCTGCTCGCCCTGGGCGTGCTGGGCGCGACCTCGTGCTCGGCACCCCCGGCCGACACCTCGGCCGAGGAGGAGCCGCAGGCCACGTCCGATCCGGTCACCGTCCGCATCACCCCTGAGGACGGCGCGTCCGACGTGCGCCCCGACCTGCCGGTCGTCGTCGAGGCCGAAGGAGGAACCCTCACCGACGTACGGGTCACGACGGCCGGGCAGGAGGGCTCCGGCCCCGACGAGATGACCGGATCCCTCAACGACGACGAGACCGAGTGGACCAGCGACTGGACACTGCTTCCGGGCGCCGACATCACGGTGACCGCCACCGCCGAGACCGACGACGGGGAGCACGCCGAGGCCACCCACGCGTTCTCCACGCTCGCCGCGACGCCGGGCCGGCGCCTGGAACTGCAGTCGAACTTCCCCATCAGCGGCCAGACCGTCGGTGTGGGCATGCCCGTCATCGTCAACTTCGACCTGCCCGTCCAGAACAAGGCGCGGGTGGAGTCGGCGATGGAGGTGCTCTCCGAGCAACCGGTGCTGGGCGCCTGGAACTGGTTCGGCGACCGGACCGCGGTCTTTCGCCCGGAGGAGTACTGGCAGCCCGAACAGGACGTCACCGTCGACCTCCGCCTGGCCGGGGTGCAGGCGAGTGACGGCGTCTACGGCATCGAGAACCACCGGCTCGAATTCACCGTGGGACGGTCCCAGATCAGCACGATCGACAGCGACACCAAGCGCATGACCGTCGAGCGCGACGGAGAGCAGGTCAAGGACTTCCCCACCAGCATCGGCAAGGCCGACGTCGAGCGCTACACCACCACCAGCGGCGTCCACCTCACCATGGAGAAGTACGAGGACCTGGTCATGGACTCCTCCACCGTGGGCGTTCCGGTCGACAGCGAGGAGGGCTACGAGATCGAGGTCGAGTACGCCGTCCGCTTCTCCGACAGCGGCGAGTTCACCCACGCGGCACCGTGGAACGACCGGCTCGGCGAGGCCAACCTCAGCCACGGGTGCCCCAACCTGTCCACCGCCGACGCCCAGTGGTTCTACGAGAACTCCTACATGGGCGATCCGCTGGTCGTCACCGGAACCGACCGCGAACTCGAGGTCGACAACGGATGGGGCTACTGGCAGCGTTCCTGGGACGCGTGGCTGGCAGAGAGCGCCACCGGCACCGCCGACGACACCGGTGAGCCCGGCACACCCGGCTCCCCGCACGGCGCGTAG